One Stenotrophomonas maltophilia DNA window includes the following coding sequences:
- a CDS encoding PsiF family protein, with protein sequence MKASFLLAAALLVGLPLAANATTPQQQRMAECSAKNKGLKGDAYKTAQSSCLSGHAADAKPANAQQERMRKCNADAGAKKLAGDARKTFMSSCLKAS encoded by the coding sequence ATGAAAGCCTCTTTCCTGCTGGCCGCCGCCCTGCTGGTCGGCCTGCCCCTGGCTGCAAACGCCACCACCCCGCAGCAGCAGCGCATGGCCGAATGCTCGGCCAAGAACAAGGGCTTGAAGGGTGATGCCTACAAGACCGCGCAGAGCTCCTGCCTCAGTGGCCACGCCGCCGACGCCAAGCCGGCCAATGCGCAGCAGGAGCGCATGCGCAAGTGCAACGCCGACGCCGGCGCCAAGAAGCTGGCCGGTGATGCGCGCAAGACCTTCATGAGCAGCTGCCTGAAGGCGTCGTAA
- a CDS encoding DUF6491 family protein, whose translation MKTPLLLAGLCLALAACATTGRLSSTEKLELYRAHAGAPQNDMQFFGSLNGWTELGDSALAVWTRPSEAYLLELRGPCQDLPYATAIGLTSQMNRVSARFDKVLVRDPTGGPRMPCFIDSIRKLDVKALRASEQELRQAQVQEREENAK comes from the coding sequence ATGAAGACCCCGCTTCTGCTGGCTGGCCTCTGTCTGGCCCTGGCCGCCTGTGCCACCACCGGCCGGCTCAGCAGCACCGAAAAACTGGAGTTGTACCGTGCCCATGCCGGCGCGCCGCAGAACGACATGCAGTTCTTCGGCAGCCTCAATGGCTGGACCGAACTGGGTGACAGCGCACTGGCGGTGTGGACGCGTCCCAGCGAGGCCTATCTGCTGGAGCTGAGAGGCCCCTGCCAGGACCTGCCGTATGCCACCGCGATCGGCCTGACCAGCCAGATGAATCGTGTTTCGGCGCGTTTCGACAAGGTGCTGGTGCGCGACCCCACCGGCGGCCCGCGCATGCCGTGTTTCATCGACAGCATCCGGAAGCTGGACGTGAAGGCGCTGCGTGCCTCCGAGCAGGAGCTGCGCCAGGCGCAGGTGCAGGAGCGCGAGGAAAACGCGAAATAG
- the ftsY gene encoding signal recognition particle-docking protein FtsY, which yields MLSFFRRKKPQDAPATEAPKTQHYSAEELAAAFPSAAPAEEAPTAAVAEAVTPAPAPEPVPAPVVEAPAVPAVQPVIAAEDVQAEALAAAAVLAPLAPVVPAGEPVAPAADLPALVDAPPAPAGKPGWRERLRNSVIARSFGGLFSRNPKLDDDLLDELETALITADVGVGATTDLVEGLRKRMKSREFADANALLAALRAELIAILQPVAKPLVIDRNAKPFVVLTVGVNGVGKTTTIGKLAKRFKDDGHSLMLAAGDTFRAAAVAQLQAWGERNGVAVVAQGQNADAASVAFDALQAGKARGTSVLIADTAGRLHTQSGLMNELGKIRRVLGKIDPTAPHEVLMVIDGTTGQNALSQLRQFNAAVNVTGLVVTKLDGTAKGGVVFALAREFGIPIRFAGIGERPEDLRVFDPEAFVDALLPEALGG from the coding sequence ATGCTCAGTTTTTTCCGCCGCAAGAAGCCCCAGGATGCCCCCGCAACGGAGGCTCCCAAGACCCAGCACTACTCGGCTGAAGAGCTGGCGGCGGCATTCCCGTCTGCCGCCCCGGCCGAAGAAGCGCCCACTGCTGCGGTGGCCGAAGCCGTAACACCGGCACCGGCCCCAGAACCGGTGCCTGCCCCCGTCGTCGAAGCGCCCGCCGTGCCGGCTGTGCAGCCGGTCATCGCCGCCGAGGACGTGCAGGCCGAAGCACTGGCCGCCGCCGCCGTACTGGCGCCGCTGGCCCCGGTCGTTCCGGCCGGGGAGCCGGTCGCCCCGGCCGCCGACCTGCCGGCCCTGGTGGATGCCCCGCCGGCCCCGGCCGGCAAGCCCGGCTGGCGCGAACGCCTGCGCAACAGCGTCATCGCACGCAGCTTCGGCGGCCTGTTCTCGCGCAACCCCAAGCTCGACGACGACCTACTGGACGAGCTGGAAACCGCACTGATCACCGCCGATGTCGGCGTGGGCGCCACCACCGACCTGGTCGAAGGCCTGCGCAAGCGCATGAAGTCGCGCGAATTCGCCGACGCCAATGCGCTGCTGGCCGCGCTGCGCGCCGAGCTGATCGCGATCCTGCAGCCGGTGGCCAAGCCGCTGGTGATCGACCGCAACGCCAAACCCTTCGTGGTGCTGACCGTCGGCGTCAACGGCGTCGGCAAGACCACCACCATCGGCAAGCTGGCCAAGCGCTTCAAGGACGACGGCCACAGCCTGATGCTGGCTGCCGGCGACACCTTCCGCGCCGCCGCCGTGGCCCAGCTGCAGGCCTGGGGCGAGCGCAACGGCGTGGCCGTGGTCGCGCAGGGGCAGAACGCCGATGCCGCTTCGGTGGCATTCGATGCGCTGCAGGCCGGTAAGGCCCGCGGCACCTCGGTGCTGATCGCCGACACTGCCGGCCGCCTGCACACCCAGTCCGGCCTGATGAACGAACTGGGCAAGATCCGCCGCGTGCTGGGCAAGATCGATCCCACCGCACCGCACGAAGTGCTGATGGTGATCGACGGCACCACCGGCCAGAACGCGCTGTCGCAGCTGCGCCAGTTCAATGCCGCAGTGAACGTGACCGGCCTGGTGGTGACCAAGCTGGACGGCACCGCCAAGGGCGGCGTGGTGTTCGCACTGGCCCGCGAGTTCGGCATTCCGATCCGTTTCGCCGGCATCGGCGAGCGCCCGGAAGACCTGCGCGTGTTCGACCCGGAAGCCTTCGTCGACGCCCTGCTGCCCGAAGCGCTGGGCGGCTGA
- a CDS encoding ArsR/SmtB family transcription factor, translating to MKNRAIAAPACGDVQIGVLLSHMGKYGAAVQDVFHALADPTRCAIVAALGRGPRTVSVLAEPFQMALPSLMKHLAVLERSGVVRSHKQGRIRTCELVPARLGQAEKWLAEQRVVWEARADRMVDFVETLHRQEQAHGRRRR from the coding sequence GTGAAGAATCGCGCCATTGCCGCGCCTGCTTGCGGCGACGTTCAGATCGGCGTATTACTTAGCCATATGGGTAAGTATGGTGCCGCCGTTCAAGACGTCTTCCATGCACTGGCCGACCCGACCCGTTGCGCGATCGTGGCCGCGCTGGGGCGGGGGCCGCGCACCGTATCGGTGCTGGCCGAGCCTTTCCAGATGGCCTTGCCCTCGCTGATGAAACATCTGGCCGTACTGGAACGCAGCGGCGTGGTGCGCAGCCACAAGCAGGGGCGCATACGTACCTGCGAACTGGTGCCGGCGCGGCTGGGCCAGGCCGAGAAGTGGCTGGCCGAACAGCGTGTCGTGTGGGAGGCGCGCGCCGACCGCATGGTCGATTTCGTCGAAACCCTTCACCGACAGGAGCAGGCCCATGGCCGTAGACGCAGGTAA
- the htpG gene encoding molecular chaperone HtpG codes for MTETTQTETLGFQTEVKQLLQLMIHSLYSNKEIFLRELVSNAADAADKLRFEALTQPALLEGDSELRVRVSFDPAAHTITIEDNGIGMSRAEAIAHLGTIAKSGTGDFLRQLSGDQKKDSQLIGQFGVGFYSAFIVADEVEVTSRRAGLAAGEGVRWTSRGEGDFEVATVDKAERGTRIVLHLKDGEHDFADGWRLRSILKKYSDHIGLPIQMPKEGQEGAAVEWETVNRASALWTRPRTEISDAEYTEFYKHVAHDHSDPLAWSHNKVEGKLEYTSLLYVPGRAPFDLYHRDAPKGLKLYVQRVFVMDQAEQFLPLYLRFIKGVVDSNDLSLNVSREILQSGPVIDSMKAALTKRSLDMLEKLAADKPEQYATFWKEFGQVLKEGPAEDYNNREKVAGLLRFASTRGDGDAQSVSLADYLGRMTEGQDKIYYLTGESYSQVRNSPHLEVFRKKGVEVLLLTDRIDEWLMGYLTDFDGKGFVDIARGDLDLGALETEADKQEQEAAAKDKQGLVERLKTVLGDDVAEVRVSHRLTDSPAVLAIGEQDLGLQMRQILEASGQKVPDSKPVLEINPGHPLIAKLDAEADGARFDDLGRVLFDQAALAAGDSLKDPGAYVARLNKLLLELSA; via the coding sequence ATGACCGAGACCACCCAGACCGAAACCCTTGGCTTCCAGACCGAAGTCAAGCAGCTGCTGCAGCTGATGATCCACTCGCTGTACTCCAACAAGGAAATCTTCCTCCGCGAGCTGGTCTCCAACGCCGCCGACGCCGCCGACAAGCTGCGCTTCGAGGCCCTGACCCAGCCGGCCCTGCTGGAAGGCGACAGCGAGCTACGCGTGCGCGTCAGCTTCGACCCCGCCGCCCACACCATCACCATCGAAGACAACGGCATCGGCATGAGCCGCGCCGAAGCCATCGCCCACCTCGGCACCATCGCCAAGTCGGGTACCGGCGATTTCCTGCGCCAGCTGTCCGGCGACCAGAAGAAGGATTCGCAGCTGATCGGCCAGTTCGGCGTCGGCTTCTACAGCGCCTTCATCGTCGCCGACGAAGTGGAAGTGACCTCGCGCCGCGCCGGCCTGGCTGCAGGCGAAGGCGTGCGCTGGACCTCGCGCGGCGAAGGCGATTTCGAAGTCGCCACCGTCGACAAAGCCGAGCGCGGCACCCGCATCGTGCTGCACCTGAAGGACGGCGAGCACGACTTCGCCGATGGCTGGCGCCTGCGCAGCATCCTCAAGAAATATTCGGATCACATCGGCCTGCCGATCCAGATGCCGAAGGAAGGCCAAGAAGGCGCTGCGGTCGAATGGGAAACCGTCAATCGCGCCAGCGCGCTGTGGACCCGCCCCCGCACCGAGATCAGCGACGCCGAGTACACCGAGTTCTACAAGCACGTGGCGCACGACCACAGCGACCCGCTGGCGTGGAGCCACAACAAGGTTGAAGGCAAGCTGGAGTACACCTCGCTGCTGTACGTGCCCGGCCGCGCGCCGTTCGACCTGTACCACCGCGATGCGCCCAAGGGCCTGAAGCTGTACGTGCAGCGCGTGTTCGTGATGGACCAGGCCGAGCAGTTCCTGCCGCTGTACCTGCGCTTCATCAAGGGCGTGGTCGATTCCAACGACCTGTCGCTGAACGTTTCGCGCGAGATCCTGCAGTCCGGTCCGGTCATCGATTCGATGAAGGCGGCGCTGACCAAGCGCTCGCTGGACATGCTGGAGAAGCTGGCCGCTGACAAGCCCGAGCAGTACGCCACGTTCTGGAAGGAATTCGGCCAGGTGCTGAAGGAAGGCCCGGCCGAGGACTACAACAACCGCGAGAAGGTGGCCGGCCTGCTGCGCTTTGCCTCCACCCGTGGCGACGGCGATGCACAGAGCGTGTCGCTGGCCGATTACCTCGGCCGCATGACCGAAGGCCAGGACAAGATCTATTACCTGACCGGCGAGAGCTACAGCCAGGTGCGCAACAGCCCGCACCTGGAAGTGTTCCGCAAGAAGGGCGTGGAAGTGCTGCTGCTGACCGACCGTATCGACGAGTGGCTGATGGGCTACCTGACCGATTTCGACGGCAAGGGCTTCGTCGACATCGCCCGTGGCGACCTCGACCTGGGCGCGCTGGAAACCGAAGCGGACAAGCAGGAACAGGAAGCGGCGGCCAAGGACAAACAGGGCCTGGTCGAGCGCCTGAAGACGGTGCTGGGCGATGACGTGGCCGAAGTGCGCGTCTCGCACCGCCTGACCGATTCGCCGGCGGTGCTGGCCATCGGCGAACAGGACCTGGGCCTGCAGATGCGCCAGATCCTGGAAGCCAGCGGGCAGAAGGTGCCGGACAGCAAGCCGGTGCTGGAGATCAACCCGGGCCACCCGCTGATCGCCAAGCTCGATGCCGAAGCCGATGGCGCGCGTTTCGACGATCTGGGCCGGGTGCTGTTCGATCAGGCCGCACTGGCCGCCGGTGACAGCCTGAAGGATCCCGGCGCCTACGTGGCACGCCTGAACAAGCTGCTGCTGGAGTTGTCGGCCTGA
- the mutY gene encoding A/G-specific adenine glycosylase, protein MPRQPHASASTAQEDGFIAHLLHWFDDHGRHDLPWQHPRSPYRVWLSEIMLQQTQVATVIPYFQRFLQHFPTLRDLAAASNDAVMAQWAGLGYYARARNLHAAAMRCVELHDGDLPRDFDALHALPGIGRSTAGAILSQAWNDPFAILDGNVKRVLSRYHGIEGFPGLPAIEKQLWAIAEAHVAQVPAGRMADYTQAQMDLGATVCSRAKPACVICPLQDACVARREGRTAELPTPKPSKTLPEREAVALLLRDAQQRVLLQKRPDTGIWAQLWTLPQADAGSVLQDWFDVHVEGSLEDAEELPVLQHTFSHYRLHLQVLSRQVHGLRVEEPTLRWVASDELPALGLPAPIRKLLDGATIKTPKRNSKKPRNHE, encoded by the coding sequence ATGCCCCGCCAGCCGCACGCCAGCGCCAGCACTGCCCAGGAAGACGGCTTCATCGCCCACCTGCTGCACTGGTTCGACGACCACGGCCGCCACGACCTGCCTTGGCAGCACCCGCGCAGCCCCTACCGGGTCTGGCTGTCGGAGATCATGCTGCAGCAGACCCAGGTGGCCACGGTCATCCCGTATTTCCAGCGGTTCCTGCAGCACTTCCCGACCCTGCGCGACCTTGCCGCCGCCAGCAACGACGCGGTGATGGCGCAGTGGGCCGGGCTGGGCTACTACGCCCGCGCACGCAACCTGCATGCCGCTGCAATGCGCTGCGTGGAACTGCACGACGGCGACCTGCCGCGCGATTTCGACGCACTGCATGCCCTGCCCGGCATCGGCCGCAGCACCGCCGGTGCGATCCTCAGCCAGGCCTGGAACGACCCGTTCGCGATCCTCGACGGCAACGTCAAGCGCGTACTCAGCCGCTACCATGGCATCGAGGGCTTCCCCGGCCTGCCGGCCATCGAGAAACAGCTGTGGGCCATTGCCGAGGCGCACGTGGCGCAGGTGCCGGCCGGGCGCATGGCCGACTACACCCAGGCACAGATGGATCTGGGCGCGACCGTGTGCAGCCGCGCCAAACCGGCCTGCGTGATCTGCCCGCTGCAGGACGCGTGCGTAGCGCGCCGCGAAGGCCGCACCGCTGAACTACCCACGCCCAAGCCCAGCAAGACCCTGCCCGAGCGCGAAGCAGTGGCCCTGCTGCTGCGCGACGCGCAGCAGCGCGTGCTGCTGCAGAAGCGGCCGGACACCGGCATCTGGGCGCAGCTGTGGACGCTGCCGCAGGCCGACGCCGGCAGCGTGCTGCAGGACTGGTTCGACGTGCACGTTGAAGGTTCGCTGGAAGACGCCGAGGAGCTGCCCGTGCTGCAGCACACCTTCAGCCACTACAGGCTGCATCTGCAGGTACTGTCGCGGCAGGTGCACGGCCTGCGCGTGGAAGAACCCACGCTGCGCTGGGTCGCCAGCGATGAGCTGCCCGCACTGGGCCTGCCGGCGCCGATCCGCAAACTGCTCGACGGGGCCACGATCAAGACGCCGAAACGAAATTCCAAGAAACCCCGCAACCACGAGTGA
- the rsmD gene encoding 16S rRNA (guanine(966)-N(2))-methyltransferase RsmD encodes MLEYLPPGAPVSGRGGNEGQVRIIGGRWRNTRLPVPTLPGLRPSSDRVRETLFNWLMPRLGGARVLDLFAGSGALGLEAVSRGAAHATLVERDAQLGRNLTAAVAKLQAADQVTVVQADAVRWLQGAPAQQADLVFIDPPFADGLWQDVLAQLPRHLAADAWLYLESPAGHVPVLPPDWLLHREGGTREVRFALYRRATATL; translated from the coding sequence ATTCTCGAATACCTCCCGCCGGGGGCGCCGGTGAGCGGCCGTGGCGGCAATGAAGGGCAGGTCCGCATCATCGGTGGTCGCTGGCGCAATACCCGCCTGCCGGTGCCGACCCTGCCGGGGCTGCGGCCCAGCAGCGACCGCGTGCGCGAGACCCTTTTCAACTGGCTGATGCCCCGGCTGGGCGGGGCGAGGGTGCTCGACCTGTTCGCCGGCAGCGGCGCGCTGGGCCTTGAGGCCGTCTCGCGCGGTGCCGCCCACGCCACCCTGGTCGAGCGCGATGCGCAGCTGGGGCGCAATCTGACCGCTGCCGTGGCCAAGCTGCAGGCCGCCGACCAGGTCACCGTGGTGCAGGCCGATGCCGTGCGCTGGCTGCAGGGCGCGCCCGCACAGCAGGCCGACCTGGTCTTCATCGACCCGCCATTCGCCGATGGCCTGTGGCAGGACGTGCTGGCCCAGCTGCCGCGGCACCTGGCCGCCGATGCCTGGCTGTACCTGGAATCGCCGGCCGGCCACGTGCCGGTGCTGCCGCCGGACTGGCTGCTGCACCGCGAGGGCGGCACCCGCGAGGTGCGCTTTGCCCTGTACCGCCGCGCCACTGCTACACTTTGA
- a CDS encoding SRPBCC family protein: MAVDAGNNPDTDLVISRVLNAPRAALWRAWTDPELLRQWWCPKPWTTEVRAFDLRPGGAFHTFMQGPDGGSSDNPGSFLEIVPQQRLVFTSMLGAGWRPQSPWLGFTAVITMEDEEQGCRYTARVMHPDKALRDQHEQLGFFDGWNTVIGQLETFAAGL, encoded by the coding sequence ATGGCCGTAGACGCAGGTAACAACCCCGATACCGATCTGGTCATCAGCCGTGTGCTGAACGCACCGCGCGCTGCCTTGTGGCGGGCGTGGACCGATCCGGAACTGCTGCGCCAGTGGTGGTGCCCGAAGCCGTGGACCACCGAGGTGCGCGCATTCGACCTGCGCCCCGGCGGGGCCTTCCACACCTTCATGCAGGGCCCGGATGGCGGCAGCAGTGACAATCCGGGCAGCTTCCTGGAGATCGTGCCGCAGCAGCGTCTGGTGTTCACTTCGATGCTGGGTGCGGGCTGGCGACCGCAGTCACCGTGGCTGGGCTTCACCGCCGTCATCACGATGGAGGATGAGGAGCAGGGCTGCCGCTACACCGCGCGGGTGATGCACCCGGACAAGGCCCTGCGTGACCAGCATGAGCAGCTGGGCTTCTTCGACGGCTGGAACACCGTCATCGGCCAGCTGGAAACCTTCGCAGCCGGCCTGTAG
- a CDS encoding MBL fold metallo-hydrolase: MKLWSIRGNSQRLDGGAMFGNAPRALWEKWAAPDELNRIELACRALLASPLEGKTVLFETGIGAFFDPRMRERYGVQESQHVLIDSLREAGFEHEDIDVVVLSHLHFDHAGGLLAAWSEGREPELLFPNATYVVGAQHWQRAVHPHPRDRASFIPELPGLLQASGRLEVVDGEYSQVLGRSVRFSYSDGHTPGLMLAEIVGHAHAGEGAHGGVVFCADLIPGRSWVHVPITMGYDRNAELLIDEKRQFLEDKLARNVHLFFTHDPQVALAQLGRDDKGRFVTLHEQGELKARALG, from the coding sequence ATGAAACTCTGGTCTATTCGTGGAAACTCGCAGCGCCTCGACGGCGGCGCGATGTTTGGCAACGCGCCGCGCGCGTTGTGGGAAAAATGGGCGGCACCGGACGAGCTCAATCGCATCGAGCTGGCCTGCCGTGCGCTGCTTGCCAGCCCGCTGGAAGGCAAGACCGTGCTGTTCGAAACCGGTATCGGCGCGTTCTTCGATCCGCGCATGCGTGAGCGTTACGGCGTGCAGGAAAGCCAGCACGTGCTGATCGATTCGCTGCGCGAAGCCGGCTTCGAGCACGAGGATATCGATGTCGTGGTGCTCAGCCACCTGCACTTCGATCATGCCGGTGGCCTGCTGGCGGCATGGAGCGAAGGGCGTGAGCCCGAATTGCTGTTCCCCAACGCAACCTATGTGGTCGGCGCGCAGCATTGGCAGCGCGCCGTGCATCCGCACCCGCGTGACCGCGCCAGCTTCATTCCGGAGCTGCCCGGCCTGCTGCAGGCCAGTGGTCGCCTGGAAGTGGTGGACGGGGAGTACTCGCAGGTACTCGGCCGCAGCGTGCGCTTCAGCTACAGCGACGGGCATACGCCGGGACTGATGCTGGCCGAGATCGTCGGTCACGCGCATGCAGGCGAGGGTGCGCACGGTGGCGTGGTGTTCTGTGCCGACCTGATCCCGGGACGCTCATGGGTGCACGTGCCGATCACCATGGGCTACGACCGCAACGCCGAGCTGCTGATCGACGAGAAGCGGCAGTTCCTTGAAGACAAGCTGGCGCGCAACGTGCATCTGTTTTTCACCCACGATCCGCAGGTAGCACTGGCGCAGCTCGGGCGCGATGACAAGGGGCGTTTCGTGACCCTGCATGAGCAGGGCGAACTGAAGGCACGCGCCCTGGGGTAA
- a CDS encoding oxidative damage protection protein, translated as MPRTVFCQYEQRDAEGLDFVPYPGELGQRIFNNIGKQAWAAWLAHQTMLINENRLSPRTPEHRAFLEGELVKFLFEKDAEKPAGFVPEA; from the coding sequence ATGCCCCGAACCGTCTTCTGCCAGTACGAACAACGCGATGCCGAAGGTTTGGACTTCGTGCCCTACCCGGGCGAGCTGGGTCAGCGCATCTTCAACAACATCGGCAAGCAGGCCTGGGCGGCATGGCTGGCGCACCAGACCATGCTGATCAACGAAAACCGCCTGTCGCCACGCACGCCGGAGCATCGCGCGTTCCTTGAAGGCGAACTGGTCAAGTTCCTGTTCGAGAAGGACGCGGAGAAGCCCGCAGGCTTCGTTCCGGAAGCCTGA
- a CDS encoding YfhL family 4Fe-4S dicluster ferredoxin, translated as MSLKINELCVNCDVCEPACPNQAIAMGETIYVIDPARCTECVGHFDEPQCVVVCPVECIDPDPEIVETEDQLLAKLRQLQHDHPELYAEPPSE; from the coding sequence GTGTCGCTGAAAATCAACGAGCTCTGCGTCAACTGCGACGTATGTGAGCCGGCCTGCCCGAACCAGGCCATTGCGATGGGTGAAACCATCTACGTGATCGACCCTGCGCGCTGCACCGAATGCGTGGGTCATTTCGACGAGCCACAGTGCGTGGTCGTCTGCCCGGTCGAGTGCATCGACCCGGACCCGGAGATCGTGGAAACCGAAGACCAGCTGCTGGCCAAGCTGCGCCAGCTGCAGCACGATCACCCCGAACTCTACGCGGAGCCCCCATCCGAATGA
- the ggt gene encoding gamma-glutamyltransferase, with protein MKTLIVRPLLLLGLLLSPIAWADNPARAERPDGAAIASGHALATQAGIDILAQGGNAFDAAVAVSSTLAVVEPISSGLGGGGFFLLYDAATGKDVMLDARETAPAAATPQAFLDKQGNLDRDRSVNGAWSAGIPGLPAALVELSAKHGKLPLSASLQPAIRIAREGFPVYDRMAKGYASRREVMERYPGTREVYLRNGKPIATGDLFKQPELAQTLERLAAGGFDGFYKGQTGKLLLAGVKQAGGKWTAEELAGYRVKQREPIVFNYNGWKITTAPPPSSGGIALASMLQILEGWDIRKMDPAHRTHLVVESMRRAYRDRTFFLGDPDFVQIPQKVLTSKDYAQGLRATIHPEKATPSDLLSGNPTPLEDDETTHFSIIDRDGNRVGATQTVNLLYGSGLIPKGTGVLLNNEMDDFALKPGTPNAFGVMGYEANAPKAGKRMLSSMTPTFMENADKVVVLGTPGGSRIITMVLLGILGYDDGLDAQQVAALPRYHHQWLPDLIEAEDDAFDAATVKQLQAMGHKIDLPGDVAAGGRGSSHVWGNLQTVEWDRKANRLFGGSDPRNPVGSAQVVPAR; from the coding sequence ATGAAGACGCTGATCGTCCGCCCCCTGTTGCTGCTCGGCCTGCTGCTGAGCCCGATCGCTTGGGCCGACAACCCGGCCCGCGCCGAACGCCCCGACGGCGCCGCCATTGCCAGCGGCCATGCGCTGGCCACCCAGGCCGGTATCGACATTCTGGCGCAGGGCGGCAACGCCTTCGACGCCGCGGTGGCGGTGTCGTCCACGCTGGCGGTGGTCGAGCCGATCAGTTCCGGGCTGGGTGGCGGCGGCTTCTTCCTGCTGTACGACGCAGCCACCGGCAAGGACGTGATGCTGGATGCGCGCGAGACCGCACCGGCCGCGGCAACCCCGCAGGCCTTCCTCGACAAGCAGGGCAACCTGGACCGTGATCGTTCGGTCAATGGTGCCTGGTCGGCGGGTATTCCCGGCCTGCCCGCGGCGCTGGTCGAGCTGTCGGCCAAGCACGGCAAGCTGCCGTTGTCGGCCTCGCTGCAGCCGGCGATCCGCATCGCGCGCGAAGGTTTCCCGGTGTACGACCGCATGGCCAAGGGCTATGCCTCTCGCCGTGAGGTGATGGAGCGCTATCCCGGCACGCGCGAGGTCTACCTGCGCAATGGCAAGCCGATCGCCACCGGCGACCTGTTCAAGCAGCCGGAGCTGGCACAGACGCTGGAGCGCCTGGCCGCGGGTGGTTTCGATGGCTTCTACAAGGGCCAGACCGGAAAGCTGTTGCTGGCCGGCGTGAAGCAGGCCGGCGGCAAGTGGACCGCTGAAGAGCTGGCCGGCTACCGCGTGAAGCAGCGTGAACCGATCGTGTTCAACTACAACGGCTGGAAGATCACCACAGCGCCGCCGCCGTCGTCCGGTGGCATCGCGCTGGCCAGCATGCTGCAGATCCTGGAAGGCTGGGATATCAGGAAGATGGACCCGGCGCACCGCACCCATCTGGTGGTGGAGTCGATGCGCCGCGCCTACCGCGACCGCACCTTCTTCCTCGGCGATCCGGACTTCGTGCAGATCCCGCAGAAGGTGCTGACCAGCAAGGACTACGCACAGGGTCTGCGGGCGACCATCCATCCGGAGAAGGCCACGCCCAGCGACCTGCTGTCGGGCAACCCGACGCCGCTGGAAGATGACGAGACCACCCACTTCTCGATCATCGACCGTGACGGCAACCGTGTCGGCGCCACCCAGACCGTCAACCTGCTTTACGGCTCGGGGCTGATTCCCAAGGGCACCGGCGTGCTGCTGAACAACGAGATGGACGACTTCGCGCTGAAGCCGGGTACGCCCAACGCGTTCGGCGTGATGGGCTATGAAGCCAATGCGCCGAAGGCGGGCAAGCGCATGCTCAGCTCGATGACCCCGACCTTCATGGAGAACGCCGACAAGGTGGTGGTGCTGGGCACCCCGGGTGGCAGCCGCATCATCACCATGGTGCTGCTGGGCATCCTCGGCTACGACGACGGCCTGGATGCGCAGCAGGTGGCCGCGCTGCCGCGCTACCACCACCAGTGGCTGCCGGACCTCATCGAAGCCGAGGACGATGCGTTCGACGCGGCGACGGTGAAGCAGCTGCAGGCGATGGGCCACAAGATCGACCTGCCGGGTGACGTTGCCGCCGGTGGCCGCGGTTCCAGTCACGTGTGGGGCAACCTGCAGACCGTGGAATGGGACCGCAAGGCCAACAGGCTGTTCGGCGGCAGCGACCCGCGCAACCCGGTGGGCAGTGCCCAGGTCGTGCCGGCACGCTGA
- the coaD gene encoding pantetheine-phosphate adenylyltransferase: MTVANRRIAVYPGTFDPITNGHIDLVSRAAPLFEKVVVGVAQSPSKGPALPLEQRVQLARGALAHHGNVEVIGFDTLLAHFVRSVQGGVLLRGLRAVSDFEYEFQMASMNRHLIPEVETLFLTPAEQHSFISSSLVREIARLGGDVSGFVPAAVLEALRKVREAKSAQS; encoded by the coding sequence ATGACCGTGGCCAATCGCCGCATCGCCGTTTACCCCGGCACGTTCGACCCCATCACCAACGGTCATATCGACCTGGTGAGCCGGGCCGCGCCGCTGTTCGAAAAGGTCGTGGTCGGCGTGGCGCAGAGCCCGTCCAAGGGCCCGGCGCTGCCGCTGGAGCAGCGCGTGCAGCTGGCGCGTGGCGCGCTGGCCCACCACGGCAACGTCGAGGTCATCGGCTTCGATACCCTGCTGGCCCATTTCGTACGCTCGGTCCAGGGTGGAGTGCTGCTGCGCGGCCTGCGCGCGGTGTCCGACTTCGAGTACGAGTTCCAGATGGCCAGCATGAACCGGCACCTGATCCCCGAGGTCGAGACCCTGTTCCTGACCCCGGCCGAGCAGCACAGCTTCATTTCGTCCTCGCTGGTCCGCGAGATCGCGCGCCTGGGCGGCGACGTGTCCGGTTTCGTGCCGGCCGCGGTGCTCGAAGCCCTGCGCAAGGTCCGCGAAGCGAAGTCGGCACAGTCGTAA